A stretch of Lathyrus oleraceus cultivar Zhongwan6 chromosome 6, CAAS_Psat_ZW6_1.0, whole genome shotgun sequence DNA encodes these proteins:
- the LOC127093100 gene encoding mediator of RNA polymerase II transcription subunit 31 gives MASKMESDSPTDTPPSPPKTIYKDPDDGRQRFLLELEFVQCLANPTYIHYLAQNRNFEDEAFIGYLKYLQYWNRPEYIKFIMYPHCLYFLELLQNANFRNAMAHPSNKELTHRQQFYFWKNYRNNRLKHILPKPLPEPNAALPASTQPQPPVPALPPVPATNVAVTASSTQAPSPMPYGVPPGSSLAKNDMRNPTVDKRKRK, from the exons GCCAAAGACTATATACAAGGATCCAGATGATGGGAGGCAACGGTTTTTGCTTGAACTGGAATTTGTTCAATGCCTTGCTAATCCTACCTACATCCACT ATTTGGCTCAGAACCGAAATTTTGAGGATGAAGCATTCATTGGGTACTTAAAATATCTCCAATATTGGAATCGCCCCGAATATATCAAATTTATCAT GTATCCTCACTGCCTCTATTTTCTCGAGCTTCTTCAAAATGCAAATTTTCGCAATGCAATGGCACATCCTAGCAATAAG GAATTGACGCATAGACAGCAGTTCTATTTCTGGAAGAACTATAGGAACAATCGGCTAAAACACATTTTACCAAAACCACTTCCAGAACCTAATGCTGCACTTCCTGCCTCAACTCAACCCCAGCCACCCGTGCCTGCACTACCACCAGTACCTGCTACGAACGTTGCTGTGACAGCATCTTCTACTCAAGCTCCTTCTCCAATGCCATATGGTGTCCCTCCTGGCTCTAGTCTTGCAAAAAATGACATGAGGAATCCTACCGTtgataaaagaaaaagaaagtaA